One window from the genome of Cydia fagiglandana chromosome 21, ilCydFagi1.1, whole genome shotgun sequence encodes:
- the LOC134674994 gene encoding uncharacterized protein LOC134674994 has translation MKCVLFVACVVAVRGYSIGDNEVITPRLSTSEDLLDSVISDCFERSEPSACLKVKVLSYLDTQLGVSKESARSFDEKNIDKVIFDRVGRILNANEFRFQLPEFIFQNAEVSYRADRGFDVEFPEETENGEARGLLKKKLLLPVLLLLKLKMKAIMPILVTIIGIKAVKALILSKLAITLVLGFLIYNLVLKKGAMPMMMAPTDAPPAPQYGPPASQYGPPSTPAAPADSYGSPQWEPSSSGPYSRVWDPSQLAYSSYFPSESSSSGSQSPSYSSVASISTVSSSSSSPTY, from the exons ATGAAGTGCGTTTTATTTGTGGCTTGTGTGGTTGCCGTGAGGGGGTACAGCATAGGGGACAATGAGGTTATCACCCCGCGTTTGAGTACAAGTGAGGATCTGTTGGACAGTGTTATCAGTGATTGTTTCGAAAGGAGCGAGCCTTCAGCATGTCTTAAAGTCAAAGTGCTTTCATACCTGGATACGCAGCTCGGAGTGAGCAAGGAGTCGGCCCGGTCTTTCGACGAGAAGAACATCGATAAAGTGATCTTCGACCGTGTTGGGAGGATCCTGAACGCGAATGAGTTCAGATTCCAGCTGCCGGAGTTCATCTTCCAAAATGCTGAGGTGTCGTACAGGGCTGATCGGGGATTCGATGTTGAATTCCCTGAGGAGACTGAAAACGGTGAAG CTCGTGGCCTCTTGAAAAAGAAGCTTCTGCTCCCAGTGCTGCTGCTCTTGAAGCTGAAGATGAAGGCGATCATGCCGATCCTGGTGACCATCATCGGCATTAAGGCCGTCAAGGCCCTGATCCTCAGCAAACTGGCCATCACGCTGGTGCTTGGATTCTTGATCTACAATCTGGTTTTGAAGAAGGGAG CTATGCCCATGATGATGGCGCCAACCGACGCCCCACCAGCGCCCCAATACGGACCCCCCGCCTCACAATACGGTCCCCCCTCAACCCCTGCCGCTCCTGCTGACTCCTATGGCAGCCCCCAATGGGAGCCCTCAAGCTCGGGCCCGTACTCTCGCGTCTGGGACCCGAGTCAGCTCGCGTACAGCTCCTACTTCCCTAGCGAATCTAGCTCGTCTGGTTCCCAGTCTCCTAGCTACTCCAGCGTAGCTTCCATCTCGActgtctcatcatcatcatcctcgcCCACCTACTAG